From the Pirellulales bacterium genome, the window GGAAAAATCTTCCCAATACTCGACGAGGTAAAAAATCCGCGCGCCAACAATGCCGCCTAAGAACGCCCAGAAGGCCAGCGATAATATCACCTCGGGATGGATGCCTGCCCGTGCGCCGCGATAGGCGGCCAGCGCGCAGGCCGACACGATCGCCACCACCAGCATGGTGCCATAACCGCGGATCGGCAGGCCGCGTTCGCCAATGATGGCGGGAATGACCCAGGCGATCGCAGCGCCGGCGACCAACAGAATTGGCAAATAGCCGCGCGTCTCGGCGTCGAAACCATGTTGCCGTATCAGCACAACCAGCAGCAGCACGCTGCCGACCGCCCATACGGCCAAGAGCACACCCATACCGAACAGCGGCAGACCAAACAATTCACGCGGAATATTGAACAGGGTTTGATACACGCGCGGGATGCTCCTCTAATCTCCGACTGGCCGAGGCAGCCATTCGCCAATCTGGTCGTTGTCGATCAAGCGAGTGGCGCCAAGCCGAGCCGCCACGGCGGCTACCGTGGGGTGTTCAATGACCTGCACATCGGCCAGCGTGTCGGGATCGGCCAGAACGAGATAATCAAGCTGCACCAGGGGCGCGCTGGCGATCAATGCTCGCATCTGGTCGAGAATCACGCGCGCGTCGCGCTGGCCACCATCGATCAATTCGGCCGCCAATCGCAAGCTGCGGAACAACACCGGCGCTTGCTCGCGCTCATCCGCCCGCAGGTAGCGATTGCGTGAGCTCAACGCCAAGCCGTCGGACTCGCGCACCGTGGGACACACTTCGACACGCACCGGCAGATCGAGATCGCGCGTCATCTGACGAACTACCAGCGTTTGCTGATAATCTTTGCGACCAAAGAACGCCACATCGGGGCGCGCCTGCTCGAACAGCTTGAGCACCACGGTCGCCACACCGCGAAAATGTCCCGGTCTTCGCGCCCCTTCCAGCGGCAGCGCGACGCCACCCGGTTCGACGAGCGTGGCGAACCCAGTGGGATACATCTCGCTGGCAGGCGGCGCGTAAATCAGATCGATATCGCAGGCCGACAGCGCCGCCAGATCGGCTTCGAGCGTGCGCGGATAGCGATCGAAATCCTCATGCGGGCCAAATTGCGTTGGATTGACGAAAATGCTCACCACGTTGAAATCGCACGACTGGCAAGCATGCTGGGCCAAGCTGACATGCCCTTCGTGCAGCGCGCCCATTGTTGGCACAAGGCCAATGCGACGCCCCGACTGTCGCGCGGCGTCAACGCGAGCGGCCAATTCGCGCTTGGTGTGAACCAGAATCGGTTTGCTGCTCATAGTTGATGGCATGGATCAGGTGGCGGCGGCCATCGCGGCCACAAGCTCCGTGATCGCGGCATCTTGCCGTCGCGCGTCGAGTCGCAATACGGGGCCCGTGATTCGCGCTGCGAACTCGGCATAGATTTCAGCCAGCCGCTGAAACTCCTTTTCATTCGCGGCGCGCAGCGCCGGGTTGGTCGCTCGCGCCCTCTTCCAAAGGTCATCGATCGGCGCGTCCAGCACGGCGGTCAACCGCGGCCGAGCTATCCGTCGCATGAGAGGAACCATGTGCCGGATCGCCAGGTCAAGCTCATTCAATCCCAGCAGCAAATTGGAGTAGATTGCCGTTTGCATCCACCAAAAATCGCTGACAAACCAGCTCTTGCCACTGTGCAAGCGATCACGATCTAGCGCAACAGCACGCCGCTCGGCTAATTCTATCTCTCGCTCCAGCGGCGGCCTAGGCGAAACGTCGGCCTCGATCAATGGCAGCGGATCGGCCAACACCACGGCGCCGGTGGCGGCGGCCACGCGATGCGCAATTTCGGTCTTGCCGACGCCGGGCATCCCGGCCAAAGTCAGATACCTTGGCGATCGGTCCAGATGCGCCCGCAGCCTGCCCACAGTCCACCTCGACGTTGGATGGATCATTGCGGCGGCGACCTCCGCCGCGGGTTCGAGCACAAATCGTCGAAAAGCCATCCGAGGATGCGGCAACTGAAAATCGGACTCGTCGATCACCATTTGATCGCAGAGCAGCAGATCAAGATCGATCGCCCGCGCGCCCCAACGTTCGCCGCGCTGGCGGCCAAGTTCGCCTTCGATGGCCATCAACTGCTTAAGCACACCGCGAGGCGGCAGCGAGCTGTGAACCAGCACTGCGCCGTTCAGGTACGGTGGCTGCTCTGCTGGGCCACCGATTGGCGGAGTCTCGCGCCAAGCGCTGCGCCGCGCGACTAGACCGATGCGCAGAGCGATCTGCCTGATGGCAGCGTTCAACTGGTGCGGGCGATCACCGAGATTCGAGCCGAGTGCGATAAGACAAGTGGCCATCAACGACGAGTTTAACGCCGCTTTGCCCTAGGGGCGATGCCGCGGCATCGAACCGCGACGAGCAAAAAACTTGGGGGGGACATCATGACCACGACACTAGGTCGCCGACACCGATCCCTCTTGCCGCCGGCCCCCAAGGAATGACCGCCGTTCAATGAGCGCGCAAAATCTGCGCCAACCTTACATGGAGAAACTGAGCTGACCCGATCTATGATGCGCCCGCATCCATCGAATTAAGGTCGCAACCCATTCGATTGACGCCCGACTAACAGCCCCTGTCGATCAAGCAGTGCGTGACGTTGCAATGCGGAAGGGTAAGTTTGAGCCGAATCCCAAACGACTCGCTAAATGTTGCCGAGCGCGGCTCGATTGTCAAGCAACTTTCCGGCGAAGTTTTTTTCAAAGTGCTGGCGCCTCACAGGCGTCGATGCGCCAGTGCCGGCATTCGCGCGCGCGTCGCGCGCAACTCGGCCAAATCGATCCGCGCCATGGCGACACCGACCCCTTCGGTCAGCGCCGTCAATACGCGTCCCCAGGGATCGACGATCATCGAATGGCCATAGGTCACCAGCGCGCGTGTGTGCGCGCCGCATTGATTCGCCGCCAACACGTACGATTGGTTTTCAATTGCGCGCGCGCGCAGCAAGACCTCCCAATGGTCGCGCCCCGTTGTCGCCGTAAACGCCGCTGGGACCGCGAGGAACTCGGCGTTGCGCTGCGAGGTAGCCCGGTAGAGTTCTGGAAAACGCAGGTCGTAACAAATCGATTGGCCGATGCGACCGCAGGGCGTGTCGATAACGCTCACCGCATCGCCAGGCGCGCTCCATGCCGATTCGCGATGCGAGGTTCCGTC encodes:
- the panC gene encoding pantoate--beta-alanine ligase, with product MPSTMSSKPILVHTKRELAARVDAARQSGRRIGLVPTMGALHEGHVSLAQHACQSCDFNVVSIFVNPTQFGPHEDFDRYPRTLEADLAALSACDIDLIYAPPASEMYPTGFATLVEPGGVALPLEGARRPGHFRGVATVVLKLFEQARPDVAFFGRKDYQQTLVVRQMTRDLDLPVRVEVCPTVRESDGLALSSRNRYLRADEREQAPVLFRSLRLAAELIDGGQRDARVILDQMRALIASAPLVQLDYLVLADPDTLADVQVIEHPTVAAVAARLGATRLIDNDQIGEWLPRPVGD
- the folK gene encoding 2-amino-4-hydroxy-6-hydroxymethyldihydropteridine diphosphokinase; protein product: MATCLIALGSNLGDRPHQLNAAIRQIALRIGLVARRSAWRETPPIGGPAEQPPYLNGAVLVHSSLPPRGVLKQLMAIEGELGRQRGERWGARAIDLDLLLCDQMVIDESDFQLPHPRMAFRRFVLEPAAEVAAAMIHPTSRWTVGRLRAHLDRSPRYLTLAGMPGVGKTEIAHRVAAATGAVVLADPLPLIEADVSPRPPLEREIELAERRAVALDRDRLHSGKSWFVSDFWWMQTAIYSNLLLGLNELDLAIRHMVPLMRRIARPRLTAVLDAPIDDLWKRARATNPALRAANEKEFQRLAEIYAEFAARITGPVLRLDARRQDAAITELVAAMAAAT
- a CDS encoding carbon-nitrogen hydrolase family protein; the protein is MNEAFLAAVVQMNSGEDKSANLATAVELIREAAAQGARLVVLPEMFLCLGSAVAMVAAGESINGPTVRELSDVARDASITLIAGSLPETIDDEQRVYNTSVAIGPDGAVLGHYRKLHLFDVDLADGTSHRESAWSAPGDAVSVIDTPCGRIGQSICYDLRFPELYRATSQRNAEFLAVPAAFTATTGRDHWEVLLRARAIENQSYVLAANQCGAHTRALVTYGHSMIVDPWGRVLTALTEGVGVAMARIDLAELRATRARMPALAHRRL